Proteins encoded within one genomic window of Paraglaciecola psychrophila 170:
- a CDS encoding FKBP-type peptidyl-prolyl cis-trans isomerase, translating into MKLNTLALLTASSLFLAACGNDQKTETEATVEETSEVTTNGATDPALASIEQKLSYIVGTNLAGQFKRDELAFDVSAFTMAVNDVMAGTESRLSQEQIQEAVATVQKQAQEKQQLAQQADSAKNKADGLTYLEANAKKEGVIVTESGLQYKEIVSGEGEIPTSDKTVVVHYKGTLTDGTVFDSSYDRGEPAEFPVTGVIPGWVEALQLMNVGDKFELTIPSDLAYGPRGSGQTIGPDSTLLFDVELIEIK; encoded by the coding sequence ATGAAATTAAACACTCTTGCCTTATTGACAGCATCCTCTTTATTTTTAGCTGCATGTGGCAATGACCAAAAAACTGAAACTGAAGCGACAGTGGAGGAAACTTCAGAGGTGACAACTAATGGTGCAACTGATCCAGCTTTAGCGAGTATTGAGCAGAAATTAAGTTACATAGTCGGCACAAATCTAGCTGGCCAATTTAAACGTGATGAGCTTGCTTTTGATGTTAGCGCATTCACTATGGCCGTAAATGACGTTATGGCTGGAACAGAGTCACGTTTATCTCAAGAACAAATTCAAGAAGCAGTCGCAACAGTTCAGAAACAAGCTCAAGAGAAACAGCAACTTGCGCAGCAGGCAGACAGCGCTAAAAATAAAGCAGACGGCCTCACTTATCTTGAAGCCAACGCGAAGAAAGAAGGCGTAATCGTAACAGAAAGCGGTTTGCAATATAAAGAAATTGTATCAGGTGAAGGCGAAATACCGACTTCTGATAAAACAGTCGTTGTACATTACAAAGGCACATTAACTGACGGTACTGTATTCGATAGTTCTTACGATAGAGGCGAGCCAGCTGAGTTCCCGGTAACAGGTGTGATTCCAGGTTGGGTAGAAGCGTTACAACTAATGAACGTTGGTGACAAATTCGAATTAACTATTCCTTCAGATTTGGCCTACGGACCAAGAGGCAGCGGCCAAACTATTGGTCCAGATTCCACATTATTGTTTGATGTTGAATTGATTGAAATAAAGTAA
- a CDS encoding peptidylprolyl isomerase gives MLFRNTPIAFASTIFALLSFNVQSTVVEIRTALGTIEVNLFDNETPKTVNNFLNYVDGGKYANNVVHRSVDGFVVQAGGYTFNGGFPIVRVVNDPAIENEPELSNVRGTIAMAKGSNPNSATSQWFINTGSNANSLDVAANAGGFTVFGQVLGDGMDVVDQINSLKIISYEGLNDFPIRNEVAGQPIIGENLVLISDVVVTDRAVFTNTNLNPARNTLINTPVTQGSDGGGTFTWLGLFMLLALCFKRSFKLS, from the coding sequence ATGCTTTTTAGAAATACCCCCATTGCCTTTGCGTCAACCATTTTTGCTCTGTTGTCGTTCAATGTACAAAGTACTGTAGTAGAAATTCGTACCGCGCTTGGTACCATAGAAGTTAATTTATTTGATAATGAAACGCCTAAAACTGTAAATAATTTTTTAAACTACGTAGACGGTGGTAAATACGCCAATAACGTAGTACATCGCTCTGTAGACGGTTTTGTTGTACAGGCAGGCGGTTATACTTTTAATGGCGGTTTTCCTATCGTGAGAGTGGTAAATGACCCGGCAATTGAGAATGAGCCCGAACTATCAAATGTACGAGGTACAATTGCAATGGCTAAGGGAAGCAATCCGAATAGTGCGACTTCCCAGTGGTTCATCAACACAGGAAGTAACGCTAACAGCCTGGATGTTGCTGCTAATGCAGGTGGTTTCACAGTCTTTGGTCAGGTATTAGGTGACGGTATGGATGTGGTCGACCAAATAAATTCTTTGAAAATCATATCGTACGAGGGGTTAAATGACTTTCCCATCAGAAATGAGGTTGCAGGACAACCAATTATAGGTGAAAACCTAGTTCTTATATCTGATGTTGTGGTCACAGACAGAGCTGTTTTTACCAATACCAATTTGAACCCTGCAAGGAATACCTTGATAAACACGCCCGTAACACAAGGTTCAGATGGCGGTGGGACCTTTACATGGTTGGGTCTTTTTATGTTATTAGCTTTGTGCTTTAAAAGGTCATTTAAGTTGTCTTAA
- a CDS encoding aldo/keto reductase, whose protein sequence is MHYSKLGSSGVGVSRVCLGSMTWGIQNTQQEANDQIEYALSQGVNFIDTAELYPVPPSGEKYGGTEIIIGNWLAQHSARRKDIILASKIAGPGLAYIRDGAKISGESVIGAVDASLKRLQTDYVDLFQLHWPNRTSPHFSKHWPGKVKFSSFDSQHETNEMLEILQALDSCVKAGKIRFCGLSDDTPWGINTYLKLSEQHALPRMVSIQNEFSLLHAKDWPYLIENCVRENVAYLPWSPLAGGVLSGKYLNGKLPKGSRWTLEQRNGIFRDTPATHAATAGYVELAKTYKITPSQLALAWCDQVDGVTSTIIGATNMAHLKENIAAFKTPLSDDAMNSINQVFKDYPVPF, encoded by the coding sequence ATGCATTATTCAAAACTAGGTAGTAGTGGTGTAGGAGTGTCTAGAGTGTGTTTAGGCAGTATGACCTGGGGAATACAAAACACTCAACAAGAGGCTAATGATCAGATTGAGTATGCCCTTAGCCAGGGTGTTAATTTTATTGACACTGCTGAGTTGTATCCAGTTCCTCCATCAGGTGAAAAGTACGGTGGTACCGAAATTATTATTGGTAATTGGTTAGCACAACATTCCGCCCGCAGAAAAGATATTATATTAGCCAGTAAAATTGCGGGGCCCGGTTTAGCATATATCCGTGATGGTGCAAAAATTAGTGGCGAGAGTGTGATTGGAGCTGTCGATGCTTCATTAAAGCGTCTACAGACCGATTATGTCGACCTTTTTCAATTACATTGGCCAAATCGCACCTCCCCCCATTTTTCTAAACATTGGCCAGGCAAAGTAAAGTTTTCAAGCTTTGATTCTCAACATGAAACCAATGAGATGTTAGAAATTCTGCAAGCACTAGATAGCTGTGTTAAAGCCGGGAAGATACGGTTTTGCGGGTTGTCAGATGATACGCCTTGGGGGATCAACACTTACCTTAAATTGAGCGAGCAACATGCTTTGCCTAGGATGGTATCGATTCAAAATGAATTTAGTTTGTTACATGCTAAAGATTGGCCTTATTTAATTGAAAATTGTGTACGTGAAAATGTTGCTTATCTGCCTTGGTCACCTCTGGCAGGCGGGGTGTTAAGTGGTAAATATTTAAATGGGAAATTACCGAAAGGTAGTCGTTGGACGCTGGAGCAAAGAAATGGTATTTTTCGGGATACACCCGCCACCCATGCTGCCACAGCTGGATATGTAGAGCTAGCCAAAACCTATAAAATCACACCATCGCAACTTGCGCTAGCTTGGTGTGACCAAGTTGATGGGGTCACTTCAACTATTATTGGTGCAACCAACATGGCGCATTTAAAAGAAAACATAGCCGCGTTTAAAACACCATTATCGGACGACGCTATGAACAGCATCAATCAAGTCTTCAAAGATTATCCCGTCCCTTTTTAA
- the tuf gene encoding elongation factor Tu, with protein MAKAKFERTKPHVNVGTIGHVDHGKTTLTAAITTVLAKTYGGNASAFDMIDNAPEERERGITISTSHVEYDTPARHYAHVDCPGHADYVKNMITGAAQMDGAILVVAATDGPMPQTREHILLGRQVGVPFMVVFMNKCDMVDDEELLELVEMEVRELLSEYEFPGDDLPVIQGSALKALEGDPVWEAKILELAEALDTYIPLPERDIDKPFLLPIEDVFSISGRGTVVTGRVERGIVKTGDEVEIVGIRDTTKSVCTGVEMFRKLLDEGRAGENVGALLRGTKREDVERGQVLAKPGSINPHTKFEAEVYVLSKDEGGRHTPFFKGYRPQFYFRTTDVTGAVELPEGVEMVMPGDNLKFVVDLIHPIAMDEGLRFAIREGGRTVGAGVVSKII; from the coding sequence ATGGCAAAAGCAAAATTTGAACGAACTAAACCGCATGTAAACGTCGGTACTATCGGCCACGTTGACCACGGTAAAACAACATTAACAGCCGCAATCACGACTGTATTAGCTAAAACATACGGTGGCAACGCATCTGCATTCGACATGATAGATAATGCTCCTGAAGAGCGCGAGCGTGGTATTACTATATCAACGTCTCATGTTGAATATGACACACCTGCACGCCACTATGCTCACGTAGATTGTCCTGGTCACGCCGATTATGTTAAAAACATGATAACGGGTGCTGCTCAAATGGATGGTGCTATTTTGGTGGTAGCTGCAACAGATGGTCCTATGCCACAAACACGTGAGCACATCTTGTTAGGCCGTCAGGTTGGCGTACCTTTCATGGTTGTATTCATGAACAAGTGTGACATGGTTGACGATGAAGAATTACTAGAATTGGTAGAAATGGAAGTACGTGAACTTCTAAGTGAATACGAATTCCCAGGTGACGATTTACCAGTTATCCAAGGTTCAGCCCTTAAAGCCCTCGAAGGCGACCCAGTTTGGGAAGCAAAAATCCTTGAGCTAGCTGAAGCCCTAGACACCTATATCCCACTTCCAGAGCGTGATATCGATAAGCCTTTCCTACTTCCTATTGAAGATGTTTTCTCAATTTCAGGGCGTGGAACGGTAGTGACAGGTCGTGTTGAGCGCGGTATTGTTAAGACAGGTGATGAAGTAGAAATCGTTGGTATCAGAGATACGACTAAGAGTGTTTGTACGGGCGTAGAAATGTTCCGTAAATTACTTGACGAAGGTCGTGCTGGTGAGAACGTTGGTGCCCTATTACGTGGTACTAAGCGAGAAGACGTAGAGCGTGGTCAAGTATTGGCTAAGCCTGGTTCAATCAACCCACACACTAAATTCGAAGCTGAAGTATACGTACTAAGCAAAGATGAAGGTGGTCGTCATACTCCATTCTTCAAAGGATATCGTCCACAGTTTTACTTCCGTACAACTGACGTAACAGGCGCTGTAGAGCTTCCTGAAGGCGTAGAAATGGTAATGCCTGGTGACAACTTGAAATTCGTAGTTGATTTGATTCATCCAATCGCGATGGACGAAGGTTTACGCTTCGCAATCCGTGAAGGTGGCCGTACTGTAGGTGCTGGCGTAGTGTCTAAAATTATATAA
- a CDS encoding type III pantothenate kinase, which yields MSDRSKALLVDIGNTQIKYALVSVISDVTAVNYCHQPEELAEFVRLADKVVVSSVGHLALVEDLKRLCEHLNTPCMVIKTAANSLGIQCAYEKYHTLGVDRWLAILAAREITQLPVAVIDLGTANTCDIVVNNKHIGGWIAPGFSVMRESLLNNTQQVFADTYIPDALDIGNTTEKCVSYGCLASQTGFVMLAEQFLANKYEDYFVLVTGGGQNSLVLGSSKKILFFPNLVLRGLFRLI from the coding sequence GTGTCAGACCGATCTAAGGCCCTTTTAGTTGATATTGGTAATACCCAGATTAAATATGCACTTGTTAGTGTTATTTCAGACGTAACGGCTGTGAATTATTGTCATCAGCCAGAAGAGTTAGCCGAGTTTGTTCGTTTAGCAGATAAGGTTGTGGTGTCATCTGTCGGACATTTAGCTCTAGTAGAAGACTTAAAGCGTTTATGTGAACACCTGAATACACCCTGTATGGTTATAAAAACAGCTGCAAATTCCTTAGGTATTCAATGTGCCTATGAAAAATACCACACTCTAGGAGTAGACCGATGGCTAGCTATTTTAGCTGCTCGTGAAATTACTCAACTACCCGTGGCGGTGATCGATTTAGGCACAGCCAACACTTGTGACATTGTAGTTAATAATAAGCATATCGGTGGATGGATAGCCCCGGGCTTTTCAGTTATGCGTGAAAGCTTACTTAATAATACCCAACAAGTGTTTGCTGATACATATATACCTGACGCTTTAGATATCGGTAATACTACTGAAAAGTGTGTCAGTTACGGATGTCTCGCATCTCAAACAGGATTTGTTATGCTGGCAGAACAATTTTTAGCCAATAAATATGAAGACTATTTCGTTTTAGTGACAGGCGGTGGTCAAAATTCACTCGTGTTAGGAAGTAGTAAAAAAATATTATTCTTTCCTAATCTAGTTTTACGGGGTCTTTTTCGATTAATTTAA
- the birA gene encoding bifunctional biotin--[acetyl-CoA-carboxylase] ligase/biotin operon repressor BirA codes for MSKSSELVRGHVLSILADNEFHSGEALGKKSGISRAAISKHIKVLSSLGLDIYSVTGKGYRLAQPLTLLNPDKIREHLDSSHTADIEVLNVIGSTNQYLKDISIDISNGHTCLAEAQTAGRGRHGRKWVSPYASSLYLSMHWSFVGGYSALGGLSLAVGVAIVDALHSCGVQGIQLKWPNDIYAQGKKLAGVLIEAEGQIGSSCQTIIGVGLNVALPTNVEEIGQPWIDLAQLTEPLINRNLLAGTLISELNKTLILFENSGLEPFISKWRALDVYANQAVKLVIGKQLITGVSRGIDITGAILLETGSGVKAFHGGEISVRPI; via the coding sequence ATGAGTAAATCTTCAGAGTTAGTGCGTGGTCATGTGTTATCGATATTAGCTGACAATGAATTTCATTCGGGTGAAGCATTAGGTAAGAAATCAGGTATCAGTAGAGCAGCCATTTCCAAGCATATCAAGGTCCTCAGTTCTTTAGGCTTAGATATCTATAGTGTGACGGGTAAAGGTTATCGCTTAGCTCAACCGTTGACATTGTTGAACCCCGATAAGATCAGAGAGCACCTTGACTCTTCCCACACAGCTGACATTGAAGTGTTGAATGTTATAGGTTCAACTAATCAATACTTAAAAGACATATCGATTGATATTAGCAATGGACACACTTGCTTAGCAGAGGCACAAACTGCAGGTAGGGGGCGGCATGGTCGTAAATGGGTTTCGCCATATGCAAGTAGCCTTTATTTGTCTATGCATTGGTCTTTTGTCGGTGGATATTCTGCATTGGGCGGATTGAGTTTGGCTGTAGGCGTGGCGATTGTTGATGCGCTTCATAGTTGCGGCGTGCAAGGTATACAACTAAAATGGCCGAACGATATTTATGCCCAAGGTAAAAAATTAGCGGGTGTTTTAATCGAAGCTGAAGGTCAAATTGGTAGTAGCTGTCAAACCATTATCGGTGTTGGGCTGAATGTAGCACTCCCCACGAATGTTGAAGAAATTGGTCAGCCATGGATAGATCTTGCACAATTGACCGAACCGTTAATTAACCGAAATTTGTTAGCGGGCACCTTGATAAGTGAACTGAACAAAACCTTAATATTGTTTGAAAACAGTGGTCTTGAGCCGTTTATTTCTAAGTGGCGAGCTTTAGATGTGTATGCAAACCAAGCGGTTAAGCTTGTGATAGGCAAACAGTTGATAACTGGTGTTAGTAGAGGGATAGATATAACAGGAGCTATCCTGTTAGAAACAGGGTCGGGTGTTAAGGCTTTTCATGGAGGTGAAATCAGTGTCAGACCGATCTAA
- the murB gene encoding UDP-N-acetylmuramate dehydrogenase yields the protein MYSLASLHSFGFPSSAHAMLSIDVVAELQFQLRHLDNSVIYILGEGSNTVFLEDYEGTVIKPAFMGINFEHTDTHYLLKVGASENWHQLVLWCMQHQIYGLENLALIPGTVGASPIQNIGAYGVEVKKYIQHVEYYDLNDHNHKVLDTQGCEFAYRDSVFKKRLADQVLITTVIFAIPKVWRPVVYYGELQALSEPSAMDIFNKVVEVRQRKLPDPAEIGNAGSFFKNPVITIKHFIHLQKTWPSIPSYPVDTIKVKVPAGWLIEQLGFKGTKIGGIGCHPNQALVLTNDGSGTGEQLLKLARAIKGAVLCEFSIVLENEVRLIGKNGPVIL from the coding sequence GTGTATTCTCTAGCATCTCTACATTCTTTTGGTTTTCCATCATCAGCTCATGCAATGCTTTCTATTGATGTTGTAGCTGAGCTACAATTTCAATTAAGACATTTAGATAATTCTGTTATTTATATTTTGGGCGAAGGAAGCAACACAGTCTTTTTAGAAGACTACGAAGGCACTGTCATCAAACCCGCTTTTATGGGGATCAATTTTGAGCATACAGACACCCACTATTTACTCAAAGTAGGGGCTTCTGAAAATTGGCATCAACTAGTACTTTGGTGCATGCAACATCAAATTTATGGATTAGAAAATCTAGCATTGATACCTGGCACTGTTGGAGCTTCACCAATTCAGAACATTGGCGCTTATGGTGTCGAAGTGAAAAAATATATCCAACATGTTGAATATTATGACTTAAACGATCACAATCACAAAGTATTAGACACACAGGGCTGTGAGTTTGCATACCGCGACAGTGTCTTTAAAAAGCGCCTAGCAGATCAAGTATTGATAACAACGGTAATCTTTGCAATACCCAAAGTTTGGCGGCCTGTTGTTTATTATGGAGAATTACAAGCACTATCTGAACCTAGTGCCATGGACATATTCAATAAAGTAGTTGAGGTGCGCCAACGTAAACTACCAGACCCAGCAGAGATTGGTAATGCAGGCAGTTTTTTTAAAAACCCGGTTATAACCATAAAGCATTTTATTCATTTGCAAAAAACTTGGCCGTCAATTCCGAGTTACCCTGTGGACACGATTAAGGTAAAAGTGCCAGCAGGTTGGTTGATTGAGCAGTTGGGTTTTAAAGGCACAAAGATAGGCGGTATAGGTTGCCATCCTAATCAAGCGTTAGTCTTAACCAACGACGGTTCCGGTACAGGTGAACAACTGTTAAAACTAGCCCGTGCTATTAAAGGTGCAGTATTATGCGAGTTTTCCATCGTGTTGGAAAACGAAGTGAGACTAATAGGTAAAAATGGACCCGTTATATTATGA
- a CDS encoding IS1595-like element ISGps1 family transposase, whose product MNMPEASFLAWQKQFSTEDDCLKYLQQMKWLNGFICPGCGNNHSYEITSHHLYECTQCKKQTSVMSGTLFHGSKITLNQWFWAIYSLGSDKGSISALRLSKLIEVNWRTARLILKKLKTAMGHRDSLYQLSGTIELDDALVGGRQKGKRGRGAAGKKNVLIACESKDKKAGFIAMAVVDSICHFSVNEFVKKHLKQGQQVHSDALPALNIIGQTENYEARVTPGYLVDEWLPWVHIAIGNLRTFLLGTFHGVTGKYLQEYFDEFCYRFNRRFIEKQIPNRLLNLAIIHLPVKST is encoded by the coding sequence ATGAACATGCCAGAAGCAAGCTTTTTAGCTTGGCAAAAACAGTTTAGTACAGAAGATGATTGCTTAAAATACTTGCAACAAATGAAATGGCTAAATGGCTTTATTTGCCCTGGTTGTGGCAATAACCATAGCTATGAAATTACAAGTCATCATTTATACGAGTGTACACAATGTAAAAAGCAGACCTCAGTCATGTCAGGAACACTTTTTCACGGCAGCAAAATCACCTTGAACCAGTGGTTTTGGGCTATCTATTCTCTTGGCTCTGATAAGGGAAGTATCTCAGCACTGAGACTCAGTAAATTAATAGAAGTCAATTGGCGAACCGCGAGGCTGATTTTAAAGAAACTTAAAACGGCTATGGGGCATAGAGATAGTTTATATCAATTAAGTGGCACAATAGAGCTAGACGACGCTCTGGTTGGCGGTAGACAAAAAGGCAAACGAGGACGCGGAGCAGCAGGAAAAAAGAATGTGCTGATAGCCTGTGAAAGTAAGGATAAAAAAGCAGGATTTATCGCAATGGCAGTGGTCGATAGCATTTGTCATTTTAGCGTGAATGAATTCGTCAAGAAACACTTGAAACAAGGCCAACAAGTTCATTCTGATGCATTGCCGGCATTGAATATTATAGGTCAAACAGAAAACTATGAGGCAAGAGTAACCCCGGGTTATTTAGTTGATGAATGGTTACCGTGGGTACATATAGCCATCGGCAATTTAAGAACGTTTTTGTTAGGTACGTTTCATGGTGTAACCGGAAAATACCTACAAGAATACTTTGATGAGTTCTGTTATCGGTTCAATCGTCGATTTATCGAAAAACAAATACCTAACCGATTGTTAAACTTAGCAATAATTCACTTACCTGTAAAATCGACCTGA
- a CDS encoding RNA recognition motif domain-containing protein, protein MNPSFILNIFVTVIFAIVLYYILPILASDMSNQLSAAIGVLVGGLLAPALSKLFSHSTLSNEQDVSSEVSTLYVGNLPYRADEEAVQEHFEQQGSVVSVRLMKDRRTGKRKGYGFVEMNAKGAAKAIKNLNDSTFQERTLKVRLAKEKLKKNSI, encoded by the coding sequence ATGAATCCATCTTTTATTTTAAATATTTTTGTTACCGTTATTTTCGCTATTGTTCTTTATTACATTTTACCCATTCTAGCTTCTGATATGTCGAATCAATTGTCAGCAGCTATAGGCGTTTTAGTTGGTGGCTTATTGGCCCCAGCATTATCAAAGTTGTTTTCGCATTCTACTTTATCAAATGAGCAAGACGTATCATCAGAAGTATCTACATTATATGTAGGCAACTTACCTTATCGTGCAGATGAAGAAGCTGTTCAAGAACATTTTGAGCAACAAGGTAGTGTTGTGTCAGTCCGATTAATGAAGGATCGACGAACTGGAAAAAGGAAAGGTTACGGCTTTGTTGAAATGAATGCTAAAGGTGCCGCTAAAGCAATCAAAAACTTGAACGATTCAACTTTTCAAGAACGTACTTTAAAGGTGAGATTAGCTAAAGAAAAATTGAAGAAGAATAGTATTTGA
- a CDS encoding DUF5610 domain-containing protein: MNISQLKVFLGDKPQHLGNENSIQNQLRDTGLKQAISGQNSQSSQRLDKFSSSTSLGVRIYTYSLNNTLEVDKRKPDFSAPDTKKTDSSLFDFEEIAKNVLKFVGGVIKNAQNKGADEDKLNDMFEQASSGVLKGIKLAEQDLAGFLNEEITNGINKSKSLIEDGIAKLKRDISNPQALDLEKPATSKVKSTGISYEKQESGELSIRTRDGDTVNITFEDLEQFEFSQRQVQQIAQQTEQDKKTAVTEPVSVPIDVDNAAVASAQIATPNNVDADDSDVSINEADKIQPTTDSIEQNVILYQDSTFSYKVKGEIDEDELKAIGQLVTDANELAKDFFNGDVETAFNQALELGFDEQELSSFALQLTKFENTAVIKAYETVSRFDGDNVDSDPAKAVKPVADYIDKLLNVLDGSRLRLEDSNSYENIINELINKLGEDVATPDLISAINRFNGFNQKLVNNLPIGYQPRKQIIVLFWYIQ; encoded by the coding sequence ATGAACATCAGTCAATTAAAAGTCTTTTTAGGTGATAAACCCCAACACTTGGGTAACGAAAACAGTATTCAAAATCAGTTACGTGATACTGGATTAAAGCAAGCTATTAGTGGACAAAATAGCCAATCTTCACAAAGACTGGATAAATTTAGTTCTAGTACGTCTTTGGGAGTGCGTATATATACGTATTCATTAAACAATACGTTGGAAGTCGACAAACGCAAGCCAGACTTTTCTGCGCCTGATACAAAAAAAACTGACTCATCACTATTTGATTTCGAAGAAATAGCTAAAAACGTTCTCAAATTTGTTGGTGGAGTAATCAAAAATGCTCAAAATAAGGGTGCCGATGAAGACAAGTTAAATGACATGTTTGAACAAGCTTCATCTGGTGTGCTTAAAGGCATAAAGTTAGCAGAGCAGGACTTAGCTGGTTTCTTAAATGAAGAAATTACTAATGGCATCAATAAAAGTAAAAGCCTAATTGAAGACGGTATTGCCAAGCTAAAGCGTGATATTTCTAACCCGCAAGCTTTAGACCTAGAAAAACCGGCTACATCTAAAGTTAAGTCCACCGGTATATCTTACGAAAAACAAGAATCAGGTGAACTGAGCATTCGAACTCGGGATGGCGATACAGTAAATATTACTTTTGAAGACCTCGAACAATTTGAATTCAGTCAAAGACAGGTGCAGCAAATTGCGCAACAGACTGAACAAGATAAAAAAACCGCAGTGACCGAGCCGGTAAGTGTTCCGATAGATGTTGATAATGCTGCAGTTGCCAGCGCTCAAATTGCTACACCCAATAATGTTGATGCAGACGATTCAGATGTCAGTATTAATGAAGCGGATAAGATTCAACCCACTACTGACTCAATTGAACAGAATGTTATTCTTTATCAAGATAGCACCTTTTCGTATAAAGTTAAGGGTGAGATAGATGAGGATGAACTAAAAGCGATAGGACAATTAGTAACGGATGCTAATGAACTGGCTAAAGATTTTTTTAATGGTGATGTTGAGACTGCTTTTAATCAAGCATTAGAATTAGGTTTTGATGAACAAGAATTATCAAGTTTTGCTTTACAGCTAACAAAATTTGAAAATACAGCAGTTATCAAAGCATATGAAACAGTTTCTAGATTTGATGGTGATAATGTGGACAGTGATCCTGCAAAAGCTGTTAAGCCTGTTGCTGATTATATTGATAAACTATTAAATGTATTGGATGGGTCGAGACTCCGATTAGAAGACAGCAACTCTTATGAGAATATTATCAATGAACTGATCAATAAGTTAGGTGAAGATGTGGCAACGCCAGATTTGATTTCTGCTATTAATCGCTTCAATGGGTTTAATCAGAAACTTGTGAACAACTTACCTATAGGATATCAACCAAGAAAGCAAATCATAGTATTATTTTGGTATATACAATAA
- the trmA gene encoding tRNA (uridine(54)-C5)-methyltransferase TrmA, whose protein sequence is METKISVLKENFSQHPVPELEVFASLPLHYRLRAEFRLWHDGDDLHHVMFDQVTKQKYQVHNFPPASQLINDVMVELLLLLKGNETARRKLFQIDYLATLSEEVVVSLLYHKTLDDAWTEEMQKILITLRQKFQIDIIGRAKKQKIILDKDYVTEELTIKQRKFTFKQIENSFTQPNAQVNISMIEWALDITQNSQGDLLELYCGSGNFSVPLAQNFEKVLATEISKTSVAAAQDNIVKNNIDNLKIIRMSSEEFVQAQQGLREFRRLKGINLADYQCKTVLVDPPRSGLDESTVNMISQYENIVYISCNPDTLKLNLDTLLSTHTISRFALFDQFPYTHHVECGVYLQKK, encoded by the coding sequence ATGGAAACCAAGATTAGCGTTCTAAAAGAAAACTTTTCCCAACATCCGGTGCCTGAATTAGAAGTATTCGCTTCACTACCATTACATTACAGATTACGTGCCGAATTTCGTCTCTGGCATGATGGTGATGATCTTCATCATGTCATGTTTGATCAAGTAACAAAGCAAAAGTACCAGGTTCATAATTTCCCTCCTGCTAGCCAACTCATCAATGATGTCATGGTAGAGCTACTTTTGCTGCTTAAAGGCAACGAAACAGCACGCAGAAAGCTTTTTCAAATTGACTACTTAGCCACATTGAGCGAAGAAGTCGTTGTATCTTTGCTTTATCACAAAACATTGGATGATGCATGGACAGAGGAAATGCAGAAAATTCTTATTACTTTAAGACAAAAATTCCAAATAGATATTATTGGTCGAGCAAAGAAGCAAAAAATTATACTAGATAAAGATTATGTAACCGAAGAACTCACAATCAAGCAACGCAAATTTACGTTTAAACAGATCGAAAATAGCTTTACTCAGCCCAATGCACAGGTCAACATTAGTATGATTGAATGGGCACTGGATATTACTCAAAATAGTCAAGGCGACTTACTTGAACTCTATTGCGGCTCAGGAAATTTTTCAGTTCCCTTAGCGCAAAACTTTGAAAAAGTACTGGCAACTGAAATATCCAAGACCTCGGTAGCCGCAGCACAAGATAATATAGTAAAAAATAATATCGACAACCTAAAAATCATTCGTATGTCGAGCGAAGAATTTGTACAAGCACAGCAGGGATTGCGTGAGTTCCGGCGTTTAAAAGGCATTAACTTGGCCGATTATCAGTGTAAAACGGTACTTGTTGATCCACCTCGTTCTGGCTTAGATGAGAGTACGGTAAATATGATCAGTCAGTATGAGAATATTGTGTATATTTCATGTAATCCAGACACACTGAAACTCAATCTAGATACCTTATTAAGTACACACACAATCTCTCGATTTGCGTTATTCGATCAATTTCCCTACACACACCATGTAGAATGTGGTGTTTATTTGCAAAAAAAGTAG